The nucleotide window TTGCCGCCAAGAAGCCGGTCGCCAAGAAGGCAGCGGTGAAGAAGGTTGCCGCCAAGAAGCCGGCCGCCAAGAAGGCAGCAGTGAAGAAGGTTGCTGCGAAGAAGCCGGCGGCCAAGAAGGTTGCGGCCAAGAAGCCCGCTGCGAAGAAGGCGGCTGCCAAGCCTGCGGCGAAGAAGCCCGCTGCTGCCAAGAAGCCGGCAGTGAAGAAGGTTGCCGCCAAGCCTGCTGCTGCTCCGGCCGCAGCCCCGGCAGCACCGAAGACGGCACTGAATCCGGCAGCGGCATGGCCGTTCCCGACCGGCAGCCGTCCGTAATTCGAGTGCCGATGCAGGAACCCAGGCACTTCGGTGTCTCTTGATCGAGTAGGCCTACTCGATCCGAAACCCGCTGTGATGAGCAATCGTCACGGCGGGTTTTTTCATGGCCCTGCGTCCTCGCGTCCTGACGCGTCGGGCGATGCCGACGCACGTCACGTTTCGTAAACGAATCACGGGCGACAGATGTCGCCCGTGGGTCGCTTCGTGATCCCGCGTTCCCGCACGTCGCCGGGGAGGCGATGCGCGGGCGCGAGGTGATGTCAGTGCGTGACGCGCGTCACGCCGCCGCTCGAGAGCAGGCGCACGCGCTGCCCCGGCTGGAACGATTCATCGGCATCTTGCGTGATCGCACGCAGTTCGCCGTTATCGAGTCGCACGGTGATCTCCAGGCCGGCCTTCTTGCTCATGCGGCTCTCGATGGCCTGACCCGCCACGGCACCGAGCAGACCGCCCACGATGCCCGTGGCGATCGAGCCCCGGCCGCCACCGATGGCACTGCCGCCAATGGCGCCAAGTGCGCCGCCGCCGGCAATCCCCAGAATGCCCGGATCGCCATTGCTACTGTCGATCGTGACCGGACGAACCGATTCGACCGTGCCCATGCGCACGACCTGTTCGCGTTGCGCCTGGCGGCTGCTGTAGACGCTCGCGGAATTGCTCGGGCCGAACGCCGTGCAGGCGGACAGCGAGAGCGATGCGGCGGCGGTGAGAAGAATCAGCGGTGTGGTCAGTCGTGCCATCGTTATGCCTTTCGTAGAATCATTCGAAGCGGTGGCCGAACGCTTCCTGATATTGCGCCTCGATCTCGGCGCGCGTCGGTGCGTAGGTCTGCGGGCCTTGCTCGGCAATCTTGAGCGAACCCATCAGGCTGGCCAGGCGGCCGGTGGTCGGCCAGTCGAGGCCCTTCTCGATGCCATACAGCAACCCGCCACGGAAAGCGTCGCCGCACCCGGTGGGGTCGACGACACGCTTGGCGGTCACGGCGGGAATGTCGTGCTGCTTGCCGTCGGCGAAGATCAGGGCCCCGTGTTCTCCGCGCGTGACGACAAGTGCCTCGACGCGCGACTGGAGATCGTCCATCGACCATCCGGTCTTCGTGCAGAGGAGCTTGGCTTCGTAGTCGTTGACCGCGAGATAAGTGGCGAGTTCCACCATGCGACGCAGTGCCTCGGCCGAGAGCAGCGGCAGGCCCTGACCCGGATCGAACACGAACGGCACGCGGGCGGCGGCGAATCCTTCGGCGTGCGCGAGCATGGCGTCGGGCGCGTCCGGCGCGACGATGCCCAGTGTGGCGTCCCTGACGTCGGCCACGCGATTCTGCGCCGAGAACATCATCGCGCCCGGGTGGAAGGCCGTGATCTGGTTGTTGTCCAGATCGGTGGTGATCATTGCGTTGGCGGTCATGCTGTCGGCAATGGTGCGAACGAATGCCGTCGACATGCCGAGCGACTCCAGGCGCTCGATGTATGCGCCGCCATCTTCGCCCACGGCGCCCATGACGACCGGTGAGCCGCCCAGCAGGTTCAGGCTGTAGCCGATGTTGCCGGCGCAGCCGCCGAAGTTGCGGCGCATCGTCGGCACGAGGAAGCTGACGTTCAGAATGTGCACCTGATCGGGCAGGATGTGCTCTCCGAAGCGGCCTTCGAACGTCATGATGTTGTCGTAGGCGAGCGAGCCGCAGATCACGGTAGTCACGGAGTGTGTCCTTCTAAAGGGTGAGCGCAAGGCGGCGCAGGGCGGCGAACGCCTGCGCCATCGCGAGACGCAATATGGGCGACGCCGCGAGAAAAATCAGGCCGGGATATCGACCAGGCCGGCTTGGGAACTGCGACGCCGACGCGCGCCGAAGGATCGGACGCGTCGGCGCAATGACGACGTCGTATCGATTACGAGAGTGCGGCGAGCGCAGCGTCGTAGTTCGGTTCATTCTTGATTTCCGGCACCAGCTCGGCGTGCACGACTCGGTTGTCGGCGTCGAGCACGACCACGGCACGCGCCGTCACGCCGGCGAGCGGGCCGGTGGCGATGGCGACGCCGTAGTTCTCGAGGAACTCGCGACCGCGCATGAGCGAGAGCGGGACGACGTTGTTCAGGCCTTCCGTGGCGCAGAAACGGCTCATGGCGAACGGCAGGTCAGCCGAGATGACGAGCACGACCGTGTTTTCGAGCTTGCCGGCGGCTTCGTTGAACTTGCGGGTCGAGGTGGCGCAGGTCGGCGTGTCGAGGCTCGGCACGATGTTGAGGACTTTGCGCTTGCCAGCGAAGTCGTCGAGCTTGACGTCCTGCAGTTTGGCGTTGACCAGCGAGAACGCCGGTGCGGTCTGTCCCTTCTGCGGGAACTGGCCGTTGACTTCGATGGGGTTGCCCCCGAGCGTGACTTGGGACATCGATATCTCCTAGGTTGAGTGCAACAGCGCTATCAGGGATAGAACGCGAGCACCCGGAAATTACTGGCTAGCGCTGCCTGCGCCGACAATCGTAACCGAATCGTGCGTTCATTGCGTGGCGACAAACCGGCTTCGCGCTGTGCCCCATCGCTTACGTAGTCATTCGCTGAAAAAACGCGACGCACCACCGGCTTGCCGTCGATGTCGGACAGCGTCAGCTCGAGCGATGGCCAGGCCACTGCGTAACTGGCCTGACTGCGCATGAACACCGTGAGCGTCATCGGCACGGTGTCGTCGGTCGGGGCTGAGGCGCCACTCGCCGTGCCGTCGTTCGCGGCGATATTCCCGGGGAGATTCGCCGAATCGTTGGCCGCGCCCGTCGCGCTGTCGTGTCCCGCGTCGGGGTCGGTCACGAGCGTTACGCTGGAAATCTGGATCATGTCCGGCTGGCGCGGCGGCCCGATCGTCACGTGCAGCGGGCGGCCGATCGTCGCGAAGACACCGCGCAGGGCGGGCATGCGGTCGACAAGCGCTGCACGTTCCAGCCACGCCCACTGCGCGAGCAGCGCAACGACGGCGAGGGCCATCAAAATGCGCCAGATCACGCGGGCGGCACCGGGGCGCGGCTTCTGCGGCTGCGCGCGATTCGTCGCCGACACCGCCTGCGCTGTCGGCGCGGTGAGGACGGTGGCATCTTCGTCGTCGATGTAGCGGCCCGGACCGTGTCGCATCTGCGCCCGACTCTCGTCCGGCGCACCGAGCAGGGCAGCGATGGCGGTAGGGGTGAGCATTTCGGGCACCGGCGGTTTGTCCGCCGAAGCCGTGTCGCCCGGGGGCGCATCGCCGGACGCCGACGCCATGGCATCTGCCGCTGTCGGCGCGGGAGCGCCCACGGCGCCGGGTGGCATGTCCGGCATCGACCCGTTCTCGTCGTCCGCAGGCGGGTCGCACAGATAGGCGCGGCCGTCGAACACTTCCCGGCAATGCCCGCAACGCACCAGACCGTCGCGCAGCTTGAGCTGATCCGCGACGACGCGAAAGACCGTGTGGCAGTGTGGGCAGCGGGTAGCGAGAACGCGCGAGGACTGGGTCATGGGACTCCGGGAGACTCGGCGCGTGGTGCGCGCCTTAGCCGGCGGCCTGCCCGTGCAGGCAGACCCAGCCGTCGTGAGCGCGCCAGACCGACATCTTCATATAGGGCGCGTAGGCCGCGATCACCTCGTCGGCCTGTCGTTCGAGCACGCCCGACAGTGCGAGGCGCCCGCCCGGCGCCACGCGCGACGTCAGCATCGACGCGAGCAGCTTGAGCGGATTCGACAGGATGTTGGCGACCACGATGTTGAACTGACCGTCGCGCAGGTCGTCGGGCAAACCGTATTCGACCGGCGCGTGGTTGCGTTCGCTGTTGTAGCGGGCCGATTCGACCGCCTGCGGATCGATATCGATACCGATGACCGGATCGGCGCCGCACTTGCGTGCGAGGATCGCCAGAATGCCGGAGCCGCAGCCGTAGTCGAGCAGCGACTGACCCGGCTGCACATGCTGCTCGAGCCATTCCATGCACAAACGCGTGGTCGGATGGCTGCCGGTGCCGAACGCGAGGCCCGGGTCGAGTTCGAGGATGAGCGCGTCGGTATCGGGTGCGTCGTGCCAGGACGGCACGACCCAGATCCGCTGGCCGATCTGCATCGGCTCGAACTGCGATTGCGTCAGGCGCACCCAGTCCTGCTCCTCCACGTCACGCAACGTGAACGCGGGCGACTCGGCGAGCCCCAGTTCGTTGACGGCCGCCGCGAGCAACACGGCGGCGTCCTGGTCTTCACCTACAAGGGCCACCACGCGCGAATGCTGCCACGCAGTGTCCGGCGGGGTGAGTCCCGGCTCGCCGAACATCGGTTGCTCGTCGGGCGTGTCGGCATCCGCGTCTTCCACGGAGACCGACAGTACGCCCAGATCGAGCAGGGCGTCTGACAGGGCCTCGGCCTGGGCGCGGGCAACTTCTACGACGAGTTCGCGATACATGGCGAGCGTTTCCTACTGAATAACGACTGATGAATTGCTTAATTGCCGCCGCCGACGGCAGACTTCTGCGCCAGCTTGTGTTCCAGATAATGGATGCTCGTGCCGCCTTCGACAAACTTGGCGTCGAGCATCAGTTCCCGGTGCAGCGGAATGTTCGTCTGGATACCTTCGATCACGATTTCCGACAGCGCCACACGCATGCGGCGGATTGCCTGCTCGCGCGTAGCGCCGTAGGCGATCAGCTTGCCGATCATCGAATCGTAGTTGGGCGGCACGAAGTAACCGTTGTAGGCGTGCGAGTCGACGCGGATGCCCGGGCCGCCCGGCATGTGCCACGCGGTGATGCGACCCGGCGACGGCGTGAACTTGAACGGATCTTCGGCGTTGATGCGGCATTCGATCGCATGACCCTGGAACTGGATGTCGCGCTGACGGAAGGCGAGCTTATCGCCGGCCGCGATGCGAATCTGTTCCTGCACGATATCGACGCCCGTGATCATCTCGGTGACCGGGTGCTCGACCTGGACGCGCGTGTTCATTTCAATGAAATAGAACTCGCCGTTCTCGTACAGGAATTCGAACGTGCCGGCGCCGACGTAGCCCATCTTCTTGCAGGCGTCGGCGCAGCGATCGCCGATACGCTCGATCAGACGGCGCGGAATCAGCGGAGCGGTGGCTTCCTCGATCACCTTCTGGTGGCGGCGCTGCATCGAGCAGTCGCGCTCGCCCAGCCAGACGGCGTTCTTGTGCTTGTCGGCAAGCACCTGGATCTCGATATGGCGCGGGTTCTCGAGGAACTTCTCCATATAGACTTCCGGGTTGCCGAAAGCGCGGCCGGCTTCCTCGCGCGTCATATTGACCGCGTTCACGAGTGCCGCTTCGGTGTGTACCACGCGCATGCCGCGACCGCCGCCGCCGCCGGCGGCCTTGATGATCACCGGGTAGCCGATCTGGCGCGCAA belongs to Pandoraea pnomenusa and includes:
- a CDS encoding histone H1-like DNA-binding protein, with product MATTAKKKPAAKKAVAKKPVAKKAAAAKKPVAKKAVAAKKPVAKKAAAAKKPAAKKVAAKKPVAKKAAVKKVAAKKPVAKKAAVKKVAAKKPVAKKAAVKKVAAKKPVAKKAAVKKVAAKKPAAKKAAVKKVAAKKPAAKKVAAKKPAAKKAAAKPAAKKPAAAKKPAVKKVAAKPAAAPAAAPAAPKTALNPAAAWPFPTGSRP
- a CDS encoding membrane protein; this encodes MARLTTPLILLTAAASLSLSACTAFGPSNSASVYSSRQAQREQVVRMGTVESVRPVTIDSSNGDPGILGIAGGGALGAIGGSAIGGGRGSIATGIVGGLLGAVAGQAIESRMSKKAGLEITVRLDNGELRAITQDADESFQPGQRVRLLSSGGVTRVTH
- a CDS encoding carbohydrate kinase family protein — encoded protein: MTTVICGSLAYDNIMTFEGRFGEHILPDQVHILNVSFLVPTMRRNFGGCAGNIGYSLNLLGGSPVVMGAVGEDGGAYIERLESLGMSTAFVRTIADSMTANAMITTDLDNNQITAFHPGAMMFSAQNRVADVRDATLGIVAPDAPDAMLAHAEGFAAARVPFVFDPGQGLPLLSAEALRRMVELATYLAVNDYEAKLLCTKTGWSMDDLQSRVEALVVTRGEHGALIFADGKQHDIPAVTAKRVVDPTGCGDAFRGGLLYGIEKGLDWPTTGRLASLMGSLKIAEQGPQTYAPTRAEIEAQYQEAFGHRFE
- the tpx gene encoding thiol peroxidase — translated: MSQVTLGGNPIEVNGQFPQKGQTAPAFSLVNAKLQDVKLDDFAGKRKVLNIVPSLDTPTCATSTRKFNEAAGKLENTVVLVISADLPFAMSRFCATEGLNNVVPLSLMRGREFLENYGVAIATGPLAGVTARAVVVLDADNRVVHAELVPEIKNEPNYDAALAALS
- a CDS encoding DUF3426 domain-containing protein is translated as MTQSSRVLATRCPHCHTVFRVVADQLKLRDGLVRCGHCREVFDGRAYLCDPPADDENGSMPDMPPGAVGAPAPTAADAMASASGDAPPGDTASADKPPVPEMLTPTAIAALLGAPDESRAQMRHGPGRYIDDEDATVLTAPTAQAVSATNRAQPQKPRPGAARVIWRILMALAVVALLAQWAWLERAALVDRMPALRGVFATIGRPLHVTIGPPRQPDMIQISSVTLVTDPDAGHDSATGAANDSANLPGNIAANDGTASGASAPTDDTVPMTLTVFMRSQASYAVAWPSLELTLSDIDGKPVVRRVFSANDYVSDGAQREAGLSPRNERTIRLRLSAQAALASNFRVLAFYP
- the prmA gene encoding 50S ribosomal protein L11 methyltransferase: MYRELVVEVARAQAEALSDALLDLGVLSVSVEDADADTPDEQPMFGEPGLTPPDTAWQHSRVVALVGEDQDAAVLLAAAVNELGLAESPAFTLRDVEEQDWVRLTQSQFEPMQIGQRIWVVPSWHDAPDTDALILELDPGLAFGTGSHPTTRLCMEWLEQHVQPGQSLLDYGCGSGILAILARKCGADPVIGIDIDPQAVESARYNSERNHAPVEYGLPDDLRDGQFNIVVANILSNPLKLLASMLTSRVAPGGRLALSGVLERQADEVIAAYAPYMKMSVWRAHDGWVCLHGQAAG
- the accC gene encoding acetyl-CoA carboxylase biotin carboxylase subunit, with product MFEKILIANRGEIALRIQRACREMGIKTVVVYSEADKEAKYVKLADEAVCIGPAPSPQSYLNMPALISAAEVTDAQAIHPGYGFLSENADFAERVENSGFTFIGPRPDTIRLMGDKVSAKQTMIKTGVPCVPGSEGALPDDPKEIVRIARQIGYPVIIKAAGGGGGRGMRVVHTEAALVNAVNMTREEAGRAFGNPEVYMEKFLENPRHIEIQVLADKHKNAVWLGERDCSMQRRHQKVIEEATAPLIPRRLIERIGDRCADACKKMGYVGAGTFEFLYENGEFYFIEMNTRVQVEHPVTEMITGVDIVQEQIRIAAGDKLAFRQRDIQFQGHAIECRINAEDPFKFTPSPGRITAWHMPGGPGIRVDSHAYNGYFVPPNYDSMIGKLIAYGATREQAIRRMRVALSEIVIEGIQTNIPLHRELMLDAKFVEGGTSIHYLEHKLAQKSAVGGGN